A stretch of the Porites lutea chromosome 12, jaPorLute2.1, whole genome shotgun sequence genome encodes the following:
- the LOC140921849 gene encoding uncharacterized protein, protein MEEISSQNSDLGLEDLDKLEAKGQAENTKRATSWGIKKFGIWCDKRKLKVDFNCVTPVELNELLRKFYAEVKSEKGQPLTPSTLTGIRAAIHRQLTSAPISRSMNIMQDSEFLSANKMFEAKCKLYTKEMNPKPTHKSSIAAGDMLKLRGYFSEGLDSNNSWADPERLLQFVWFSLCFHFGRRGREGWRELSKQSFGIKTDDSGARYVTEIQTEQTKNYQGGSKQKDQAYSDVRMYENSTPLDPVGSFEFYISRLHPSCQALFQTPNHHFKKAESR, encoded by the coding sequence ATGGAAGAAATTAGCAGTCAAAACTCAGATTTGGGGCTAGAAGATTTGGACAAATTAGAAGCAAAAGGTCAGGCGGAAAATACAAAGAGAGCCACTTCGTGGGGGATCAAAAAATTCGGGATATGGTGCGACAAACGAAAGCTGAAAGTTGACTTCAATTGTGTAACACCGGTTGAGCTAAATGAATTACTACGGAAATTCTACGCTGAAGTTAAatcggaaaaaggccaaccgCTAACACCAAGTACTCTAACTGGTATTCGAGCTGCGATCCACCGACAATTGACTTCAGCTCCGATAAGCAGGAGTATGAATATTATGCAAGACAGCGAATTTCTTTCagcgaacaaaatgtttgaagccAAGTGCAAGCTGTATACAAAAGAGATGAATCCTAAACCCACGCACAAATCTTCGATAGCAGCTGGAGATATGCTGAAGCTTCGTGGTTACTTTTCTGAAGGTCTTGACTCAAATAATTCTTGGGCAGATCCCGAGCGACTTCTACAGTTTGTgtggttttcactttgttttcattttggtcgcCGCGGAAGAGAAGGCTGGCGAGAGCTCTCTAAGCAATCattcggaataaaaacagacgACTCTGGAGCCCGATATGTGACAGAAATACAgacagaacaaacaaagaactatCAAGGAGGGTCGAAGCAAAAGGACCAAGCTTATTCTGATGTACGTATGTACGAGAACTCGACGCCGCTTGATCCGGTGGGTTCATTCGAATTCTACATTAGTCGTCTTCATCCAAGCTGCCAGGCTCTCTTTCAGACCCCTAACCACCACTTCAAGAAAGCTGAATCAAGATAG